One window of the Trifolium pratense cultivar HEN17-A07 linkage group LG2, ARS_RC_1.1, whole genome shotgun sequence genome contains the following:
- the LOC123908367 gene encoding probable E3 ubiquitin-protein ligase XERICO, with the protein MGLSSLPAPSEGVLCIILVNTAMSISIFKGIIRTILHIIGIIASPLSSTSTPSQDYSISQNSPESYEFHLSPSDDFIEEFRSRTPTLRFDSVCSSWKEPEHDCSVCLTQFEPESEINYCLSCGHVFHKVCLEKWLDYWNITCPLCRSPLIPEDDATCLW; encoded by the coding sequence ATGGGCCTATCAAGTCTTCCAGCACCATCTGAAGGAGTTTTATGCATAATTCTAGTAAACACTGCTATGTCAATATCAATATTCAAAGGCATTATTAGGACTATCCTACATATAATTGGTATCATTGCTTCACCATTATCCTCAACTTCCACTCCTTCACAAGATTACAGTATCTCTCAAAACTCACCTGAGTCGTATGAATTTCATCTCAGTCCCTCAGATGATTTCATTGAAGAGTTTAGAAGTAGGACACCAACACTTAGGTTTGACAGTGTGTGTAGTAGCTGGAAAGAACCTGAACATGATTGTTCAGTGTGTCTTACTCAATTTGAACCTGAATCAGAGATAAACTACTGTTTATCTTGTGGACATGTTTTTCATAAAGTGTGTTTGGAAAAGTGGTTGGATTATTGGAACATTACATGTCCACTTTGTAGGAGTCCTTTAATTCCTGAAGATGATGCAACTTGCTTATGGTAA